The Tenrec ecaudatus isolate mTenEca1 chromosome 9, mTenEca1.hap1, whole genome shotgun sequence genome window below encodes:
- the LRRC4 gene encoding leucine-rich repeat-containing protein 4 has protein sequence MKLLWQVTVHHTWNAVLLPVVYLAAQVWILWAAIPAAASAGPQNCPSVCSCSNQFSKVVCTRRGLSEVPQGIPSNTRYLNLMENNIQMIQADTFRHLHHLEVLQLGRNSIRQIEVGAFNGLASLNTLELFDNWLTVIPSGAFEYLSKLRELWLRNNPIESIPSYAFNRVPSLMRLDLGELKKLEYISEGAFEGLFNLKYLNLGMCNIKDMPNLTPLVGLEELEMSGNHFPEIRPGSFHGLSSLKKLWVMNSQVSLIERNAFDGLASLVELNLAHNNLSSLPHDLFTPLRYLVELHLHHNPWNCDCDILWLAWWLREYIPTNSTCCGRCHAPMHMRGRYLVEVDQASFQCSAPFIMDAPRDLNISEGRMAELKCRTPPMSSVKWLLPNGTVLSHASRHPRISVLNDGTLNFSHVLLSDTGVYTCMVTNVAGNSNASAYLNVSTAELNTSNYSFFTTVTVETTEISPEDTTRKYKPVPTTSTGYQPAYTTSTTVLIQTTRVPKQVAVPTADTNDKMQTSLDEVMKTTKIIIGCFVAVTLLAAAMLIVFYKLRKRHQQRSTVTAARTVEIIQVDEDIPAAASASSAAPAGVSGEGAVVLPTIHDHINYNTYKPAHGAHWTENSLGNSLHPTVTTISEPYIIQTHTKDKVQETQI, from the coding sequence ATGAAGCTCTTGTGGCAGGTAACTGTGCACCACACCTGGAATGCCGTCCTGCTCCCCGTCGTCTACCTCGCGGCGCAAGTGTGGATTCTGTGGGCAGCCATCCCTGCTGCTGCCTCCGCTGGGCCCCAGAACTGCCCCTCCGTCTGCTCCTGCAGTAACCAGTTCAGCAAGGTGGTGTGCACTCGTAGGGGCCTCTCTGAGGTCCCCCAGGGGATCCCTTCCAACACCCGGTACCTCAACCTCATGGAGAATAACATCCAGATGATCCAGGCCGACACCttccgccacctccaccacctggaGGTCCTGCAGCTGGGCAGGAACTCCATACGGCAGATTGAGGTGGGGGCCTTCAATGGGCTGGCCAGCCTCAACACCCTGGAGCTTTTCGACAACTGGCTGACCGTCATCCCCAGTGGGGCCTTCGAGTACCTGTCCAAGCTGCGGGAGCTCTGGCTCCGGAACAACCCCATAGAGAGCATCCCCTCCTATGCCTTCAACCGGGTGCCCTCCCTCATGCGCCTGGACCTGGGGGAGCTCAAGAAACTGGAATACATCTCCGAGGGGGCTTTTGAGGGGCTGTTCAACCTCAAGTACCTGAACTTGGGCATGTGCAACATTAAAGACATGCCCAACCTCACCCCGctggtggggctggaggagctggAGATGTCCGGGAACCACTTCCCTGAAATCAGGCCTGGCTCgttccatggcctcagctccctcAAGAAGCTCTGGGTCATGAACTCGCAGGTCAGCTTGATCGAGCGGAATGCCTTTGACGGGCTGGCCTCGCTTGTGGAACTCAACTTGGCCCACAATAACCTCTCCTCTCTGCCCCACGACCTCTTCACCCCACTGAGGTACCTGGTGGAGTTGCATCTGCACCACAACCCGTGGAACTGCGATTGCGACATCCTGTGGCTAGCCTGGTGGCTTCGGGAGTACATACCCACCAACTCCACCTGCTGTGGTCGCTGCCACGCTCCTATGCACATGCGAGGCCGCTACCTGGTGGAGGTGGACCAGGCCTCCTTCCAGTGCTCTGCCCCCTTCATCATGGATGCCCCTCGGGACCTCAATATCTCAGAGGGCCGGATGGCAGAGCTTAAGTGTCGGACCCCCCCAATGTCCTCTGTGAAGTGGCTGCTGCCCAATGGGACAGTGCTCAGCCACGCCTCCCGCCACCCGCGGATTTCTGTCCTCAACGACGGCACGCTGAACTTTTCCCACGTGCTGCTCTCGGACACTGGGGTATACACATGCATGGTGACCAACGTGGCAGGCAACTCCAATGCCTCGGCCTACCTCAACGTGAGCACGGCCGAGCTCAACACCTCCAACTACAGCTTCTTTACCACGGTCACGGTGGAGACCACCGAGATCTCGCCTGAGGACACGACGCGCAAGTACAAGCCCGTCCCTACCACGTCCACTGGCTACCAGCCGGCGTACACCACCTCCACCACGGTGCTCATTCAGACCACCCGTGTACCCAAGCAGGTGGCGGTACCCACGGCAGACACCAATGACAAGATGCAGACCAGCCTGGATGAGGTCATGAAGACCACCAAGATCATCATCGGCTGCTTCGTGGCTGTGACTCTGCTCGCGGCCGCCATGTTGATCGTCTTCTACAAACTGCGGAAGCGGCACCAGCAGCGGAGTACAGTGACAGCCGCCCGGACAGTTGAGATCATTCAGGTGGACGAAGACATCCCGGCGGCAGCGTCGGCATCATCAGCGGCTCCTGCCGGTGTATCAGGTGAGGGGGCGGTAGTGCTGCCCACAATTCATGACCACATTAACTACAACACCTACAAACCAGCACATGGGGCCCACTGGACAGAaaacagcctggggaactctctGCACCCCACGGTCACCACCATCTCTGAACCTTACATCATTCAGACCCACACCAAGGACAAGGTACAGGAAACTCAAATatga